The following proteins are co-located in the Methylocystis sp. ATCC 49242 genome:
- a CDS encoding ABC transporter ATP-binding protein/permease, producing the protein MAEQVETTNRSIADRSSPGDGLAAQIATIFRAYYGSRELGQLFLIGGGLVVVVASTAYAQIRLNAWNEPFYDALSRKDLGAFGAQLLVFAWLAGALLVLNVAQTWLNQLAKLKLRIGLTRDLFAQWLMPKRAFLLAGMGDIGENPDQRIHEDARHLAELSTDLGVGLFQAALLLASFIGVLWGLSAGVTFELEGKSFSVPGYMVWSALLYAGAASWASWRVGRPLIHLNAERYARESDLRFSLVHVNEHKDGIAVYRGETEEKDRLDQKLGRLTDILRRLVGATTNLTWVTAGYGWFTIAAPIVVAAPAYFSGKLSFGGLLMAVGAFNQVQQSLRWFVDNFGVIADWRATLFRVGGFRYALTMMDKVGEGEAGVDLVTAREEKLRLNDVCVVSPSGCTELNESHVEIDAPARVLIVGAPGSGKTNLFRAIAGLWLWGSGRISLPLSQRMMFLPKRPYLPEGALREVLAYPAPLHSFTEAEFHDVLARIGLAHLSCWLDRLARWDKELTEPEQQSLAFARVLLHKPRWVIVDEAIESLPAAARKTLFEIFEKELATTALVHISGPQAQDKFYTRILYLSKNPHGRCLARPCLPCLSPPNPEHAAFASPY; encoded by the coding sequence ATGGCGGAGCAGGTTGAGACAACGAATCGAAGCATCGCCGACCGGTCCAGCCCCGGCGACGGACTGGCCGCCCAGATCGCAACGATATTCCGGGCCTACTATGGCTCACGCGAGCTCGGCCAATTGTTTTTGATCGGCGGAGGACTCGTCGTCGTCGTCGCGTCGACCGCCTATGCACAGATCAGGCTGAATGCGTGGAACGAACCGTTTTACGACGCGCTCTCCCGTAAGGATCTAGGCGCATTCGGCGCGCAGTTGCTCGTGTTCGCCTGGCTCGCTGGCGCACTCCTGGTGCTAAACGTGGCCCAGACCTGGCTCAATCAGTTGGCGAAGCTGAAGTTGCGGATAGGATTGACGCGAGACCTGTTCGCGCAGTGGCTCATGCCGAAACGGGCCTTTCTGCTCGCGGGAATGGGCGACATTGGAGAGAATCCGGATCAGCGTATCCACGAAGACGCTCGCCACTTGGCCGAACTCTCGACAGATCTGGGCGTCGGCCTGTTCCAGGCGGCGCTTCTCCTCGCGAGCTTCATCGGAGTTCTGTGGGGTCTGTCGGCAGGAGTGACGTTCGAGTTGGAGGGCAAAAGCTTTTCTGTCCCTGGTTATATGGTGTGGTCCGCGCTTCTTTACGCTGGAGCGGCGTCGTGGGCGAGTTGGCGCGTGGGCCGGCCCCTCATCCATCTCAATGCGGAGCGTTACGCCCGCGAGTCGGACCTGCGATTTTCCCTCGTCCATGTCAATGAACATAAGGATGGAATCGCGGTTTATCGCGGCGAGACAGAAGAGAAAGATCGCCTTGATCAGAAACTTGGACGCCTCACCGACATTCTGCGACGACTCGTGGGCGCGACGACGAACCTTACTTGGGTAACCGCTGGTTACGGATGGTTCACGATCGCGGCGCCGATTGTCGTGGCGGCCCCGGCATATTTTTCGGGAAAGCTTTCGTTCGGCGGGTTGCTCATGGCGGTCGGGGCGTTCAACCAAGTCCAGCAATCCTTGCGCTGGTTCGTCGACAATTTTGGCGTTATCGCCGATTGGCGGGCGACGCTTTTCCGTGTCGGCGGGTTTCGTTATGCATTAACGATGATGGATAAGGTTGGCGAGGGAGAGGCCGGCGTTGATCTTGTGACAGCACGCGAGGAAAAGCTACGGCTGAATGATGTGTGCGTCGTCTCCCCTTCGGGTTGCACGGAGTTGAATGAATCGCATGTCGAGATTGACGCTCCCGCCCGTGTCTTGATCGTTGGCGCGCCGGGCTCAGGCAAGACGAACCTCTTTAGGGCCATAGCGGGCCTATGGCTTTGGGGAAGCGGCAGAATTAGTTTGCCCTTGTCGCAGCGCATGATGTTCCTGCCGAAGCGGCCCTATCTTCCCGAAGGCGCATTGCGCGAAGTGCTTGCTTACCCGGCGCCCCTCCACAGCTTTACGGAGGCTGAGTTCCACGACGTCCTGGCGCGAATCGGACTCGCACATCTGTCATGTTGGCTTGATCGCCTCGCGCGGTGGGATAAGGAGCTGACCGAGCCGGAGCAGCAAAGCCTCGCCTTCGCGCGCGTTCTGTTACATAAGCCGCGCTGGGTCATCGTCGATGAAGCGATTGAATCGCTACCTGCGGCGGCGCGCAAAACGCTATTCGAGATCTTCGAGAAGGAATTAGCGACAACGGCCTTGGTTCATATCAGCGGGCCTCAGGCCCAAGACAAATTTTACACGCGCATACTGTATCTGAGCAAGAATCCGCATGGCCGATGTTTGGCGCGCCCGTGCCTGCCATGTCTTTCGCCGCCGAACCCCGAGCATGCCGCTTTCGCGAGCCCGTACTAA
- a CDS encoding glycoside hydrolase family 3 N-terminal domain-containing protein, translating to MNYVDSLLASMTLEEKVGQLNLIAAGQAVTGPNRTCGTTDDVRAGRIGGVFNLWGREEINSFQKVAVEESRLAIPLLFGLDVLHGYKTIFPIPLAEACAFDPRLWERTARVAAEEAAIDGIDLTFAPMLDVARDPRWGRIAESPGEDPLVAARFAEAKIRGFQGRNLAAETSIAATAKHFCAGGAATAGRDYAAADISERSLHEVYLPPFQAAVAADCAAIMPAFNSVAGVPMTAHAALLRGFLRCKLGFDGVIISDYAAIAELVRHGVAKDLIDAAALALRAGVDIDMASGAYVRYLPEAMARGLVEHEDIDSAVRRVLKLKQRLGLFDNPYKPVAPKAKFAQAWSGPLGPGRGHAADLTACRVC from the coding sequence ATGAATTACGTCGACTCCCTTCTCGCCAGTATGACCCTTGAAGAAAAAGTCGGCCAGCTCAATCTTATCGCGGCGGGACAGGCCGTGACAGGACCAAATCGTACCTGCGGAACGACCGACGATGTTCGAGCGGGAAGGATTGGCGGCGTCTTCAATCTTTGGGGCCGGGAAGAGATCAACAGCTTTCAGAAGGTCGCGGTCGAGGAAAGCAGGCTGGCGATCCCCCTCCTTTTCGGTCTCGATGTCCTGCATGGATATAAAACGATCTTCCCTATTCCGCTGGCCGAAGCCTGCGCGTTCGATCCTCGCCTTTGGGAGCGGACGGCGCGCGTGGCGGCTGAGGAGGCGGCAATCGATGGAATCGATTTGACGTTCGCGCCGATGCTCGACGTCGCGCGCGACCCGCGGTGGGGCCGGATCGCGGAAAGCCCGGGGGAAGACCCACTGGTCGCGGCGAGGTTCGCCGAAGCGAAAATTCGCGGTTTTCAGGGACGAAATTTGGCCGCGGAAACCTCGATCGCCGCGACCGCCAAACATTTTTGCGCCGGCGGCGCCGCCACGGCCGGGCGCGACTATGCGGCGGCGGATATTTCTGAGCGTTCGCTGCACGAAGTCTACCTGCCCCCTTTTCAAGCTGCGGTCGCCGCGGACTGCGCTGCGATCATGCCCGCCTTTAACAGTGTGGCCGGCGTCCCTATGACCGCACATGCAGCGCTTTTGCGCGGATTTCTCAGATGTAAGCTCGGTTTTGATGGCGTCATCATCAGCGACTACGCGGCGATCGCGGAACTTGTTCGACACGGCGTTGCGAAAGATCTGATCGACGCGGCGGCGCTTGCTTTGAGGGCGGGCGTTGATATTGATATGGCGAGCGGGGCCTACGTTCGCTACCTGCCCGAAGCGATGGCGCGCGGCCTGGTCGAACACGAAGATATCGACTCCGCGGTGCGGCGCGTTCTTAAGCTTAAGCAGCGTCTTGGTCTATTCGACAATCCGTATAAACCTGTCGCGCCAAAGGCAAAATTTGCGCAGGCCTGGAGTGGGCCCCTCGGGCCGGGCAGAGGTCATGCCGCTGATTTGACCGCCTGCCGGGTGTGTTGA